In the genome of Gordonia rubripertincta, one region contains:
- a CDS encoding universal stress protein, with the protein MSAYETIVVGTDGSESSMKAVERAGALAGERAQLVIACAYFPNERGAGEAADILKDEAYQVTGSTPTEEILRTAKERASKAGAATVVQRPVKGAPVDALLQLVSDVKADLLVVGNRGLNSIAGRLLGSVPADVARKSACDVLIVHTTG; encoded by the coding sequence ATGAGCGCATACGAGACCATCGTCGTCGGGACCGACGGCTCGGAGTCGTCGATGAAGGCGGTGGAACGTGCGGGGGCACTCGCGGGCGAACGCGCACAGTTGGTGATCGCGTGCGCATACTTCCCCAACGAGCGTGGCGCAGGGGAGGCCGCCGACATCCTGAAGGACGAGGCCTACCAGGTCACCGGCTCGACGCCGACCGAGGAGATCCTCCGGACCGCCAAGGAACGCGCGTCCAAGGCCGGAGCCGCCACCGTCGTCCAGCGCCCCGTCAAGGGCGCGCCGGTCGACGCGCTGCTCCAACTCGTGAGTGACGTCAAGGCAGACCTCCTCGTCGTCGGTAACCGCGGCCTGAACTCGATCGCCGGGCGCCTGCTCGGATCGGTTCCGGCTGACGTGGCACGCAAGTCGGCGTGCGACGTGCTGATCGTGCACACCACGGGCTAG
- the uvrB gene encoding excinuclease ABC subunit UvrB — protein sequence MAFAAERPVLAHSEFRPIGEIERTEARFEVVSEYEPAGDQPAAIKDLTARIQAGEKDIVLLGATGTGKSATTAWLIEQVQRPTLVMAPNKTLAAQLANELREMLPNNAVEYFVSYYDYYQPEAYIAQTDTYIEKDSSINDDVERLRHSATSSLLSRRDVVVVASVSCIYGLGTPQSYLDRSVELEVGQEIDRDALLRLLVDVQYTRNDTAFTRGSFRVRGDTVEIIPSYEELAVRIEFFGDEVESLYYLHPLTGDVVRQVDSLRIFPATHYVAGPERMERAMASIEKELEERLAELEGKGKLLEAQRLRMRTTYDLEMMRQVGFCSGIENYSRHIDGRSAGSAPATLIDYFPEDFLLVIDESHVTVPQIGGMYEGDMSRKRNLVEFGFRLPSAVDNRPLTWDEFVDRIGQTVYLSATPGPYELGQSNGEFVEQVIRPTGLVDPQVVVKPTKGQIDDLVHEIRQRTERDERVLVTTLTKKMAEDLTDYLLELGIRVRYLHSEVDTLRRVELLRQLRSGDYDVLVGINLLREGLDLPEVSLVAILDADKEGFLRSTTSLIQTIGRAARNVSGEVHMYADKITDSMANAIEETERRREKQVAYNKEHGIDPKPLRKKIADILDQVYREAEDEAVAVGGSGRNASRGRRAQGEVSKAGSAGVIEKRDVSAMPRAELADLVSQLTDQMMSAARDLQFELAGRLRDEIADLKKELRGMDAAGIK from the coding sequence ATGGCTTTTGCAGCAGAACGCCCGGTGCTCGCGCACTCCGAGTTCCGTCCGATCGGCGAGATCGAGCGCACCGAAGCCCGCTTCGAGGTGGTCAGCGAGTACGAGCCCGCCGGTGACCAGCCCGCCGCGATCAAGGATCTGACCGCACGGATCCAGGCGGGGGAGAAGGACATCGTGCTCCTCGGTGCCACCGGTACCGGTAAGTCGGCGACGACCGCCTGGCTCATCGAGCAGGTGCAGCGCCCCACGCTGGTGATGGCTCCCAACAAGACGCTCGCCGCGCAGCTGGCGAACGAACTCCGCGAGATGTTGCCCAACAACGCCGTCGAATACTTCGTCTCGTACTACGACTACTACCAACCCGAGGCGTACATCGCGCAGACCGATACCTACATCGAGAAGGACTCGTCGATCAACGACGACGTCGAACGACTCCGCCACTCGGCGACGTCGAGTCTGCTCTCACGTCGCGACGTCGTGGTGGTGGCGTCGGTGTCCTGCATCTACGGTCTCGGTACGCCGCAGTCGTACCTCGATCGCTCGGTCGAACTCGAGGTGGGACAGGAGATCGACCGCGACGCCCTGCTGCGGCTGCTCGTCGACGTGCAGTACACCCGCAACGACACCGCGTTCACCCGCGGCAGCTTCCGCGTCCGCGGCGACACCGTCGAGATCATCCCGTCCTACGAGGAACTCGCGGTACGCATCGAATTCTTCGGCGACGAGGTCGAATCGCTCTACTACCTGCATCCGCTCACCGGCGACGTCGTCCGTCAGGTCGACTCGCTGCGCATCTTCCCGGCCACCCACTACGTGGCGGGTCCGGAGCGGATGGAGCGCGCGATGGCGTCGATCGAGAAAGAGCTCGAGGAACGCCTTGCCGAGCTCGAGGGCAAGGGCAAGCTCCTCGAGGCCCAGCGCCTGCGGATGCGTACCACCTACGACCTCGAGATGATGCGCCAGGTCGGATTCTGTTCGGGCATCGAGAACTACTCGCGCCACATCGACGGTCGTTCGGCCGGAAGTGCACCGGCGACGCTGATCGACTACTTCCCGGAGGACTTCCTCCTGGTCATCGACGAGTCGCACGTGACCGTGCCGCAGATCGGCGGCATGTACGAGGGCGACATGTCCCGCAAGCGCAACCTCGTCGAGTTCGGGTTCCGGCTCCCGTCTGCGGTGGACAATCGCCCGCTGACCTGGGACGAGTTCGTCGACCGCATCGGTCAGACCGTGTACCTGTCGGCGACGCCGGGACCGTACGAACTCGGCCAGTCGAACGGCGAGTTCGTCGAGCAGGTGATCCGCCCGACCGGGCTGGTCGACCCGCAGGTCGTGGTCAAACCGACCAAGGGGCAGATCGACGACCTGGTCCACGAGATCCGGCAGCGCACCGAACGTGACGAACGCGTCCTCGTCACGACCCTCACCAAGAAGATGGCCGAGGATCTCACCGACTACCTGCTGGAACTCGGAATCCGGGTGCGATACCTGCATTCCGAGGTCGACACCCTGCGTCGTGTCGAGTTGCTGCGCCAACTCCGGTCGGGTGACTACGACGTCCTCGTCGGCATCAACCTCCTCCGCGAGGGTCTCGACCTCCCGGAGGTCTCACTGGTCGCGATCCTCGACGCGGACAAGGAAGGGTTCTTGCGCAGCACCACGTCGCTGATCCAGACGATCGGCCGTGCGGCCCGCAACGTGTCGGGTGAGGTGCACATGTACGCGGACAAGATCACCGACTCGATGGCCAACGCCATCGAGGAGACGGAACGCCGCCGCGAGAAGCAGGTCGCCTACAACAAGGAACACGGCATTGACCCGAAGCCGTTGCGCAAGAAGATCGCCGACATCCTCGACCAGGTGTACCGCGAGGCCGAGGACGAGGCTGTCGCGGTGGGCGGATCGGGTCGCAACGCGAGCCGCGGCCGCCGGGCGCAGGGTGAGGTGTCGAAGGCCGGCAGTGCGGGCGTGATCGAGAAGCGTGACGTCTCGGCCATGCCGCGCGCCGAGCTCGCAGATCTCGTGTCGCAGCTGACCGATCAGATGATGAGCGCGGCACGAGACCTGCAGTTCGAGTTGGCGGGGCGGCTGCGCGACGAGATCGCCGACTTGAAGAAGGAGCTTAGAGGAATGGACGCGGCGGGCATCAAATAG
- a CDS encoding hydroxymethylglutaryl-CoA lyase, protein MTSVQLVEVGPRDGLQNEHTILSIDEKVELIARSVDAGVRRVEAVSFVNPKRVPQMAGAEEVMGQVPRVDGVSYIGLVLNRRGLDRALTAAVDEVNAVVVATEEFSRRNQGCSVDEGIAAAIDVVRDAREAGLRTTVTIAVSFGCPFSGEVAPEWVGEIIARLTEGAAPDEIALADTIGVGVPAQVRTLADLAAAHAPGIPQRWHFHNTRNTGYANALTALDSGASALDASIGGFGGCPFAPAATGNIASEDLLYALDRSNVTTGVNMYGLIEAAEWLGRSLEKSVPALLGRAGGFPDAR, encoded by the coding sequence ATGACGAGCGTGCAACTGGTCGAGGTCGGCCCCCGCGACGGGCTCCAGAACGAACACACCATCCTGTCGATCGACGAGAAGGTCGAGTTGATCGCGCGCAGTGTCGACGCCGGCGTCCGACGCGTCGAAGCGGTGAGTTTCGTCAACCCGAAGCGTGTTCCACAGATGGCCGGCGCCGAGGAGGTCATGGGGCAGGTTCCGCGCGTCGACGGCGTCTCCTACATCGGCCTGGTCCTCAACCGCCGCGGTCTCGACCGTGCGCTCACCGCCGCCGTCGACGAGGTCAACGCGGTGGTCGTCGCGACCGAGGAGTTCAGCCGGCGGAATCAGGGCTGCAGCGTCGACGAGGGCATCGCCGCAGCGATCGACGTCGTACGCGATGCTCGCGAGGCGGGACTACGGACGACGGTGACCATCGCGGTGTCGTTCGGCTGCCCGTTCTCCGGCGAGGTCGCTCCCGAGTGGGTCGGCGAGATCATCGCGCGCCTGACCGAGGGTGCGGCGCCGGACGAGATCGCCCTGGCCGACACCATCGGCGTCGGCGTCCCGGCTCAGGTGCGCACACTCGCCGATCTGGCGGCCGCACACGCACCGGGTATCCCTCAGCGATGGCATTTCCACAACACCCGCAACACCGGTTACGCCAATGCCCTGACCGCCCTGGACTCCGGCGCCAGCGCTCTGGACGCGTCCATCGGCGGTTTCGGCGGTTGTCCGTTCGCCCCGGCCGCGACGGGCAACATCGCGTCGGAGGACCTGCTCTATGCGCTCGACCGGTCGAACGTCACGACCGGCGTCAACATGTACGGCCTGATCGAGGCCGCGGAATGGCTGGGCAGGTCCTTGGAAAAGAGCGTCCCCGCTCTCCTCGGGCGCGCCGGAGGTTTTCCGGACGCCCGCTGA